In one Vulgatibacter incomptus genomic region, the following are encoded:
- a CDS encoding HMA2 domain-containing protein, with translation MKRVAYVVHQSQGRLRLRLGWLREKPNEGDAIADHLSRLDGMEEVEVRPFTGSVLCLYDPTELDDSRILDALRAFTRADQVVLPGEESPAEVEGEIVRLALFNGSEVARAATRMFEELDLGVLRATRGSVNLGTLAAMGFLAAGATQVARRGKLPLPPWFNLAWWAFRTFMISERKVIDDERAEFTDRIEAAAKS, from the coding sequence ATGAAGCGGGTCGCCTACGTCGTGCACCAGAGCCAAGGCCGCCTCCGGCTCCGCCTGGGCTGGCTGCGCGAGAAGCCGAACGAGGGAGACGCCATCGCCGACCATCTGAGCCGTCTCGACGGGATGGAGGAGGTGGAGGTCCGACCGTTTACCGGCAGTGTCCTATGTCTCTACGATCCGACGGAGCTGGACGACTCGAGGATCCTCGACGCGCTCCGCGCCTTCACCCGGGCGGATCAGGTGGTCCTGCCGGGGGAGGAGTCGCCCGCCGAGGTCGAAGGGGAGATCGTCCGGTTGGCGCTCTTCAACGGCAGCGAGGTGGCCCGCGCCGCGACGCGCATGTTCGAAGAGCTCGACCTCGGCGTGCTCCGCGCGACCAGGGGCTCGGTGAACCTGGGGACGCTGGCGGCGATGGGCTTCCTGGCCGCCGGCGCCACGCAGGTCGCCCGCAGAGGCAAGCTCCCGCTCCCGCCCTGGTTCAACCTGGCGTGGTGGGCCTTCCGCACCTTCATGATCTCGGAGCGGAAGGTGATCGACGACGAGAGGGCGGAGTTCACCGACCGGATCGAGGCCGCGGCGAAGAGCTAA